Proteins from a genomic interval of Salvelinus namaycush isolate Seneca unplaced genomic scaffold, SaNama_1.0 Scaffold372, whole genome shotgun sequence:
- the LOC120040675 gene encoding proline-rich extensin-like protein EPR1 yields MYCLNHYEPQSPQHNLPSKPSPASMYCLLHYEPQSPQHNLPSKPSPASMYCLLHYEPQSPQYNLPSKPSMYCLLHYEPQSPQYNLPSKPSMYCLLHYEPQSPKYNLPSKPSPASMYCLLHYEPQSPQHNLPSKPSPASMYCLLHYEPQSPQHNLPSKLLPASMNCLLHYEPQSPQHNLPSKSPPASMNCLLHYEPQSPQHNLPSKPSPASMYCLLHYESQSPQHNLPSKPSPASMYCLLHYEPQSPQYNLPSKPSMYCLLHYEPQSPQYNLPSKPSMYCLLHYEPPSPQHNLPSKPTMYCLLHYEPHSPQYNLPSKPSMYCLLHYEPQSPQYNLPSKPSMYCLLHYEPQSPKYNLPSKPSMYCLLHYEPQSPQHNLPSKPCMYCLLHYEPQSPKYNLPSKPSMYCLLHYEPQSPQYNLPSKPSMYCLLPYEPQSPQYNLPSKPSPASMYCLLHYEPQSPQHNLPSKPSPASMYCLLHYEPQSPQHNLPSKPSPASMYCLLHYEPQSPQYNLPSKPSMYCLLHYEPQSPKYNLPSKPSMYCLLHYEPQSPQHNLPSKPSSASMYCLLHYEPQSPQYNLPSKPSMYCLLHYEPPSPQHNLPSKPTMYCLLHYEPQSPQYNLPSKPSMYCLLHYEPQSPQYNLPSKPSMYCLLHYEPQSPKYNLPSKPSMYCLLHYEPQSPQHNLPSKPFMYCLLHYEPQSPQYNLPSKPSPASMYCLLHYEPQPPQHNLPSKPSPASMYCLLHCEPQSPQYNLPSKPSMYCLLHCEPQSPQHNLPSKPSMYCLLHYEPQSPQYNLPSKPTMYCLLHYEPQSPQYNLPSKPTMYCLLHYEPQSPQYTSPPNLPSLLAVVWRDNEHEHDRKVGYTKSMGPG; encoded by the exons ATGTACTGTCTGAATCATTATGAGCCCCAGTCTCCACAGCACAACCTCCCCTCCAAACCTTCCCCTGCTTCCATGTACTGTCTGCTTCATTATGAGCCCCAGTCTCCACAACACAACCTCCCCTCCAAACCTTCCCCTGCTTCCATGTACTGTCTGCTTCATTATGAGCCCCAGTCTCCACAGTACAACCTCCCCTCCAAACCTTCCATGTACTGTCTGCTTCATTATGAGCCCCAGTCTCCACAGTACAACCTCCCCTCCAAACCTTCCATGTACTGTCTGCTTCATTATGAGCCCCAGTCTCCAAAGTACAACCTCCCCTCCAAACCTTCCCCTGCTTCCATGTACTGTCTGCTTCATTATGAGCCCCAGTCTCCACAGCACAACCTCCCCTCCAAACCTTCCCCTGCTTCCATGTACTGTCTGCTTCATTATGAGCCCCAGTCTCCACAGCACAACCTCCCCTCCAAACTTCTCCCTGCTTCCATGAACTGTCTGCTTCATTATGAGCCCCAGTCTCCACAGCACAACCTCCCCTCCAAATCTCCCCCTGCTTCCATGAACTGTCTGCTTCATTATGAGCCCCAGTCTCCACAGCACAACCTCCCCTCCAAACCTTCCCCTGCTTCCATGTACTGTCTGCTCCATTATGAGTCCCAGTCTCCACAGCACAACCTCCCCTCCAAACCTTCCCCTGCTTCCATGTACTGTCTGCTTCATTATGAGCCCCAGTCTCCACAGTACAACCTCCCCTCCAAACCTTCCATGTACTGTCTGCTTCATTATGAGCCCCAGTCTCCACAGTACAACCTCCCCTCCAAACCTTCCATGTACTGTCTGCTTCATTATGAGCCCCCGTCTCCACAGCACAACCTCCCCTCTAAACCTACCATGTACTGTCTGCTTCATTATGAGCCCCATTCTCCACAGTACAACCTCCCCTCCAAACCTTCCATGTACTGTCTGCTTCATTATGAGCCCCAGTCTCCACAGTACAACCTCCCCTCCAAACCTTCCATGTACTGTCTGCTTCATTATGAGCCCCAGTCTCCAAAGTACAACCTCCCCTCCAAACCTTCCATGTACTGTCTGCTTCATTATGAGCCCCAGTCTCCACAGCACAACCTCCCCTCCAAACCTTGCATGTACTGTCTGCTTCATTATGAGCCCCAGTCTCCAAAGTACAACCTCCCCTCCAAACCTTCCATGTACTGTCTGCTTCATTATGAGCCCCAGTCTCCACAGTACAACCTCCCCTCCAAACCTTCCATGTACTGTCTGCTTCCTTATGAGCCCCAGTCTCCACAGTACAACCTCCCCTCCAAACCTTCCCCTGCTTCCATGTACTGTCTGCTTCATTATGAGCCCCAGTCTCCACAACACAACCTCCCCTCCAAACCTTCCCCTGCTTCCATGTACTGTCTGCTTCATTATGAGCCCCAGTCTCCACAGCACAACCTCCCCTCCAAACCTTCCCCTGCTTCCATGTACTGTCTGCTTCATTATGAGCCCCAGTCTCCACAGTACAACCTCCCCTCCAAACCTTCCATGTACTGTCTGCTTCATTATGAGCCCCAGTCTCCAAAGTACAACCTCCCCTCCAAACCTTCCATGTACTGTCTGCTTCATTATGAGCCCCAGTCTCCACAACACAACCTCCCCTCCAAACCTTCCTCTGCTTCCATGTACTGTCTGCTTCATTATGAGCCCCAGTCTCCACAGTACAACCTCCCCTCCAAACCTTCCATGTACTGTCTGCTTCATTATGAGCCCCCGTCTCCACAGCACAACCTCCCCTCTAAACCTACCATGTACTGTCTGCTTCATTATGAGCCCCAGTCTCCACAGTACAACCTCCCCTCCAAACCTTCCATGTACTGTCTGCTTCATTATGAGCCCCAGTCTCCACAGTACAACCTCCCCTCCAAACCTTCCATGTACTGTCTGCTTCATTATGAGCCCCAGTCTCCAAAGTACAACCTCCCCTCCAAACCTTCCATGTACTGTCTGCTTCATTATGAGCCCCAGTCTCCACAGCACAACCTCCCCTCCAAACCGTTCATGTACTGTCTGCTTCATTATGAGCCCCAGTCTCCACAGTACAACCTCCCCTCCAAACCTTCCCCTGCTTCCATGTACTGTCTGCTTCATTATGAGCCCCAGCCTCCACAACACAACCTCCCCTCCAAACCTTCCCCTGCTTCCATGTACTGTCTGCTTCATTGTGAGCCCCAGTCTCCACAGTACAACCTCCCCTCCAAACCTTCCATGTACTGTCTGCTTCATTGTGAGCCCCAGTCTCCACAGCACAACCTCCCCTCCAAACCTTCCATGTACTGTCTGCTTCATTATGAGCCCCAGTCTCCACAGTACAACCTCCCCTCCAAACCTACCATGTACTGTCTGCTTCATTATGAGCCCCAGTCTCCACAGTACAACCTCCCCTCTAAACCTACCATGTACTGTCTGCTTCATTATGAGCCCCAGTCTCCACAGTACACCTCCCCTCCAAACCTTCCAT CTCTGCTAGCGGTGGTTTGGCGTGATAATGAACACGAACACGACAGGAAGGTTGGCTACACAAAGTCAATGGGACCAGGCTAG